The Chitiniphilus purpureus sequence GAATAGGTGAGTACCAATGCCTGTTGACCGAAGTGATCGATCCCTTTGGAAACTGAGATATGGTCCCGGTTCACGCCGTTTGCAAAGACAATCGAATTTGCGCCGGAAGAGTCAAGAATGATGTCATTGCCGCCAGATTCAACAATGAAAACGTCGTCTCCTTCTCCACCGTACAAACTGTCATCACCAGCTCCACCAATCAAGGTGTCGTTACCTGATTCACCACTCAATTGATCATGTCCATTACCACCTTGAAGCAAGTCATGACCATCGCTCCCAAGCAATAAATCGTTCCCTTCAAGGCCCGAAAGGGTGTCATTGCCGAATTCACCAATTAAAGTATCATCGCCCCCTGTTCCAACAAGGTTCAGGGGCGCAGTATGCCGAGCATATTCGGCAGCATTCAATTGCTTGAGCAGTTCCGATATCGTGATGGATGGTAGGCCGGAAAACTGAATCTGGAAGTTTTCCACGGTCAATCCATTTTCAATCGCCAGATAATTGCCAGTATTTAAGTCGCCTAGATAGAGAACCAAATAGCTACGCCCCTCGGCATCGGAACCAATGTCCAGGCGAATCTGATCAAGCGCAACCGGATCCATTATCTTGATCAAGTTCATACCGGTCGCGTCGTGTATCAGGTTACTGCCTTGGGAGAGTTGTACTTGGTATTCGTCGTTTCCATTACCGCCATAAAGCTGATTCAGCCCAATGCCACCCAATAAGATATCATCTCCTTCTTCGCCGTGTAATTCGTTCAGCCCGGCATTGCCTTCAAGCCTATCGTTCCCTTCGCCGCCGAACAGGCCGTCATCGCCCGCGCCGCCAAGCAGCGTGTCATTGCCGCGATCACCATAAATGCCGTCGTTACCTTCATCGCCCTCCACTCGATCTGCTCCGTCGCCGCCGCTCAGATAGTCGTTACCATCTCCGCCACGCAACAGATCGAGGTCCTCATTACCATACAAGTCGTCATTGCCGCGGCCACCGTCGAGTACGTCATTGCCTAAACCGCCTTGGAGTTGGTCGCTATCTTCGCCACCGGACAAACTGTCTTCACCGTAACCACCGAGCAGGAAATCATTGCCGCTCCCTCCCAGAAGAGTGTCGTTCTTGCCCCCGCCGTCCAATTGGTCGTCGCCTGTTCCACCATCTAGGTGATCCGCTCCATGATAATCATCGCCAAGTGGATCAGCGTCGCCGTTCAATACATCGTTGCCATCACCACCATACAAAGCATCACTGCCGCCGGCGCCAACTAAGTAGTCATCACCACTTCCACCATCCATATGATCGTTACCATGCATTTCGCCGCTCAGCAAATCACTGTCGCCATGCAGGTAATCATTCCCTTCTCCACCGGATAGCGTATCGCCTGCTCCTAGTCCGACAAGGGTATCGTTGCCCGCGCCGCCATCCAATACATCAGCGCCTTGCAGCTCGGCAGGCAGAATGTTGATATCGCCACAAAGCTGATCATCCCCATCTCCACCATCAATTGTGTCGTTACCTACACCACCAACCAGAATATCGTTGCCACCATTACCTTGAATAATGTCATTTCCAGAGGGTCCGATACCGGCAAACGCACCATCGCCAGAAACAGTGTCGTTACCTTCACCACCGATCAACGTATCATCACCGCTACCACCGTATAGCTCGTCATTACCTTCCCCGCCATTCAGAAAATCGTCACCATTGACAGCTTCGGGATCGTCATCGCGGTCACCCAGCATCACATCATTGCCAATGCCGCCCAACAATGTGTCTTTTCCATATCCGCCCAATAAGGAATCATTTCCTTCCCCGCCATCCAGAAAGTCGGCGTCTTCATCACTTGGCCGTTGCGGATCGTAGGAAATTCCACCAAGTAGAAGATCATCTCCATTGGAGCCGATCAGGTCGTCATTTCCTCGCCCACCGCTCAAAGCGTCATTCCCTATGCCGCCGTCCAGAAAATCATTTCCTTCATGAGAAATCATCCAATCATTTCCGCCTCCGCCATACAGAGAGTCATTCCCATCGGCCTGTGCGGAGGACCTTAACATAAGATAGTCTACGTTAAAGCCAAACCCTTGGAATCCTTGATTTCCACGAGTAACTGGTTTAGGGTTCAGGCGAGAGGAAAGCGTATAGTTACTGCCGTTTACAGCTTCAACATGATCGTCATCAATCATATTGTCGTCGCCATCGCCTCCCACGATAAGATCGCTGCCGTCCCCTCCGAACATCACGTCATCTTTATTGCTCCCTACCAGCGTATCGTTGCCTTCGGCTGCAAATAGCAAATCACCGGCCTCACCTTTCTGAGTGCCTGTCGAATGCAAGAGGGCTGCGATACCATCTGTTTCTTCATCTGCAAATATCAAATCATTGCCTTCACCTGCATTGATGACATCAAGACCACCGCCTCCGACAAGGATATCGCCCGGACTTCCGCCTTGGTAGGCAATGATCGTATCGTTCCCATGCCAGCCGCGGATGTGGTCCTTGCCGATGCTGCCGTACAGCAGATCTGTGCGCCCTGATTCTGCTTGATCAGCATTGACGATCACGTTTCCTAATTCATCGGTCGTAACTTGAATCCCTGGTTCTGTGAGATCTTGATCTATCGGTTTCCGATCTCCCTCAATGAACCGATCAAAAGTCCCATTCGGCTGAGAGTAACTCTCCAGATTAATACCGAGATCGCCGTTCTTGAAATTGTCGATGACAAATTTCCCGCCCGAATATGCAATGACCAGCTTCCCTTCGCTGCTTAGCTGAATGCGTACTTCGCCATCCGGATGAGTAGCAGACCATCCTCCTTGATTGACTGGCGTTATGGAACCGAGTCGTACTCCATTGATCCTGATCTCACCAAGACCATCTTCATCACGAATGATATTCAGCCCAGACCCAACGGCAGCATAGTAAGCATCATACCCTTGCCCACCTATTAACAAGTTGGTCCCCTGGCCTCCATCCAGAACATCGTCATCCTTTCCCCCAACTAAAGTATCATCTCCATTTCCGCCGGATAGCGCATCGTTGCCCACGCCGCCTTGCAGTGAATCATTCCCGTCATCACCATGCAATACATCGTTTTCCGACATGCCTAGCAAAATATCATTGCCGGAACCCCCGTATAAAGCATCATGGCCTTCTCCCCCTTCAAGATAGTCGGCTCCATCGGCCCCAGTTAATGTGTCTTCACCTAGGTTGCCATATAGTCGATCTGACAATCCATTTCCATTCAATGTATCATTTTGTGCATCGCCAAAAATGATATTATGATTGCCCAACTCCCTTCTGTCGGCGAAATTAATTTGCAGATTCAATCCTAATTTGTAATCCTGATATAGATAGTCCCCTAATACTGACGTCGGTATTACTGTGTTGGATGCATTGAGCTGGTTTGTATATGAAACGTCGCTTTTGTCAAATTGATTTTTCCAAATCAACATCGCATGGCGATCTGTAATCCATTGCCGAGAAATATTCCCCTCTCCTGAAGCTTCATTATATAAAGAGAAGCTTGTTTCATCCTGTGTGCCATCCAACCCTTCGATTGCTACCGATCTAAGTCTGCTTAACGCGAATCGAGCAGCCAAGCCGGCAGCATCACCCTGTAGCGCCAAATCTTTAAAGGAGTCAATTTCATACAAGGTATCAGTATAATTGCTAAGGCCGACTAGGTTGGAGATGGCTTGTGCGTTGGCAAGATGATTGAGCCCACCCGAAGTAGTTAGTCCGGGCGATGGCTCGTACGCAAATCCTTTTTCATCATATAAATCTATCTTTGCCTGCTGCATACTTTTTTCGCCGCGATTGCTGTATGTAATCAGCAGGGCATCTTGGTACACCAAAGGCAATGCATCCCAGTTGTCACCATATGCATTATTTGTTTTAAAGAAAGATAAAGCCTTCTCCTTTAGATAAATTGCATACAGTTGGGCTGTCAGTGGGTGCTCGGGGTCAATCAAATTCTCAACGAGTAGAGCGTAATCATTTAAGTACACACTAAGACCAAATTGCGGGTATTTGTTGGAATACTCTATTACTAGATCGATAGCGGTGGCTACCTTGAAATTGCCACGCCCAACATCATTGACCGCTGGCCTGTGCATTTTATCCAAATAGGTATAATCATCGTTGCCATTCTTGAAGCTTTCGTAATCTGATCGGATTGCCTCGTGGCTAAATAAACTCACTATGTCGTCAAATATAAATTCATTCCTATTATAATAGGCGTCGCATTCCTCGCACATTGCCCCTGCAATTGCCGCGGCGGAAATTCCAACTTTAGAAGCCGTCTCATTAATGGCTTTAGAAAGGCTGTCTACCCAGGCTAATGCTTCATTGGAATACATATTGTCGACTGCACTACTCAAATAGAAGGCTTGCATGCTCATCTCCAAGAAAATGAATTAATTAAGCGCGGCACTTTCTGATAAACCAATGAGGATCGAGTCTCTTATATAGGCAGGAATGGCGTTGTTGCCAGTTGCCAATGCTATCATATGAAAGTGGCGTAATCTGACGAATGGCCAACTTTCCGGGTGTCATCGCGATCCGCATTTCCTTGCCCCGGATTTGCGGTGGAAATCTAAAATAGATCAATCTTTTCCACATTACACCGCCAATTAATCCCGCGTATTCATGACATCCTCTGGAAAATTTACAGCGTATGCCTTCAACTTTCCCCTTTTTTCGAATACTAATCGCTCCATATCTATATACTTGTCCATAATTAGGTATTAGTGCTTGATAATCTGCTTGCCCCTTTGGATCTTGGGGGTATTGAACCAATATTGTACTCGTCATTAGTTTTATGCCCAATGCATCAAGCTCTGCACGATGAATGTCGCCCCACATCGCATGGGGTTTTCCGGGGGGGGGGAGATAATCCTGATATGATCTGGCTAATCTGTACAGTTCGGCTTTGTTGTTTTCAAAATAATCGATAAGCTCTTTGTCTGGAATCAAAGGGCGGGAAATAAAAAGAAAAACAACAAGTGCGACTAGTAGTAGCGCTGCAAGCTTTCTCATGTATTAATACCCTGCGGTTTATAAGTTAGTGAAGGCCTTGACAGTATTCATCGGCCGTTCTGGCATGGCACCCCTTTATTTCTTGAGGCATTATTTCAATGTGACAGCGTTGACGTTAATGCCCAGTGCCATAATCCATTGAATTGTATTTGATTTTGCTGCCGGCACCGGCTTGGAGTAGGGTGAGTTGCTTGCACTTGCTTGCCGTGTCATGGCCGTCGCAATGTCATCGGTTTTAAAAAAGCCAACCAGAGTTCCATTTTCGCCATCATTTATAAATTCCCGTACCGGTGCTGTATCTGATGCAATAATTGGTGCGCCGCATGCTATTGCTTCAAGTAAGGACCAACTTAGAACAAAGGGGTAGGTTAAATAGACATGGGCACGCGAAATCTGCAGCGCTTTCAAATATTGATGATAAGGCAACTTTCCCAGGAAATGGGTTCGAGCAGGGTCCAGTTTTACTTTTCGCGACATGTGCTCTCGCCAGTTTGCGGCATCTGATGGTTTGCGACCATAGCTGACGCCATCACCGCCAATAATTAGTGCCTCGATCGTAGCGTGTTGCTTTTGCGCCAGCTCCAATGCATGCATAAATTGGGGAAACCCGCGATATGGCTCCAGATTGCGTGCCACGTAAGTGATTACAGAATTGTTGCGCGTTAACACTTGCCCATTTGACAATGTAAAGCATGCATTTAGATCTGGCTTGGCCAAATCGGTGTCGATGCCTTCATGAATAACCTGGATCTTGTGGTGGTAGGCCTCAGGGAATTGCGATTTCTGCCACTGGGTGGGTGCAATACCGATGTCGCATAGGTCGAGTGCGAGGAGTTGATGTGCATTCTTTGCACGGATCCGGGCTCGATCATCGAGCGTGACCCGATGATCGGGGTCGAAACCGACGTCCGCGCCGTCGGCTCGGTAGTACCATTCACAGTAATGAACCAGCTTGCAGGTGGGGAAAACTTCTTTAACAAACAGGCTTTCCCCCCAGCCTGGATGAGCTATTACCACGGTTGGGTTGAAGCCTTGTCGTTTCAACTGAATGAGGATTTCCGCTACGGCTTGGCCAGTGAGTACTGCTTGCTCCATTGGTCGGATGTAGTGATGGGTGCCCGGCATCGGTCCCCGCTTTACCCGGTATCTGGCCAGTTCGATATCGGGCAGGCCGGGTGCTTGTTCTTGACCAAGTGCTTTGACCTGATATTCAGATTGCTTGACCAGATACGCTGCCACGTGTCTGAACTGTCCGGGAAAATTCTGATGAATGAACAGTATGTCTTTTTTTTTCATTGCTTAATCTCTGGCAAGCCCGGGATATCCGTCAATTGCAATTGAGGTACTACTGGAATGTCAGGGGGTGATCTGTGCTGGGTCGAAATTCGTTGCAGTGCTCCCACTATAGTTTCCAACGAACGGTCCCGCTCAAAAACGATGTCTACCCACCCCGCTTGCTTGGCTTTGCAAGCAACAATATATTGTTCCACGGTATGAGGGAATATAAGGTGATGCACTTCTGTCCTGGCGGCCATGGTTGTCACACCTAATCCCCCATAGCTAAGCAAGATATCGGCATCCCGCAACAAAACCTCAATATTGATCGGCTCGGTGCTTATAAAAATATACGGCTTTTCAAGGTCGGCCAATTCCTGTGCTCCAAGCCCGGGGACGCAGCAAATTGTCGGCCATCTCAACCGTGCCAATGCTTGTATCGCTTCTTTAAAGCCTGGCATATAGCGCTGCAGATAAACCAGAGCCTTAGGGCCTTCTATATCTGGCCATTGCATGGGAAAATAGGAAGGAAAACAGTAGTCTGGCTTTCGATAAATCCAACCCCTCCGGTTTCCACAATGGTCCAGTTGTGGCAGGGTCAACAATACTGAGTTTTCCGGCGAGTAGAGCGAGACAAGCCGGGGTGGTTTCTGTAAAGCCGTTTCATCGATTGCGGCGTTTATATTATTATTTATTATTCCTTCTGCTTTTTGAGAACGCCAGCGCGCGTTTTTTTCCCACGGGCGAAACAAGGGGAATGGTTGGGTGTCCAGTGGAACCTCGAACCCGCTCCCTATTGCGCAGGATTTAATACCCAGGGTGTACGCAGCCAGCATGGCGGTAGGGGCATAGTCTGCTATGACGAAATTGACATGCAATGTGGACAATAAATTACACCAAGCTCGAAGCAGCCCTGCAAGTAGAGTAGTAGATGAGTATCCATTTTGTAGCAGAATCTCGTGATAATCCACGGGAAGTATGTTTGTTCCGTGGTTGGGAGCTATTGGTGCAGGCAGGAATGTAAAACGATTTCCAAGTACAGTTCGTGCTATTGCAACATCCCGGACAATGAAAAATACTTTATGCCCAGCTTCTTGAAGCTGGACAGCAATGGGATAATCTCTGGACAAATGTCCATACCCGCCGCCTAACTCCCATGTGATTGCAATTGTACCCATTACAACCCTTGATTTTATATTTCAGTACCAATCTATATTTTTGGCGATTTAAGCTTGAATGATTCGGCGCAGCATTAAAATGCCGTTTTATCGCTCCCGCACACTCTCAGTCGCATGCTGGATCAACGGGCTCAGGAAATACTCGATCACCCGCCGCTGCCCGGTCTTGATCTCCGCCGTCACCGCCATGCCCGGCGCCAATGGCAGGGTCTTGCCGTCGATGTTCATCGTGCGCCGCGCCAGCTTCACCCGTGCCTGGTAGATCAGCCCCAGCTTCTCGTCCGGGATCGCATCGCGGGTGACAGTGGCCACCTGGCCGTCGAGCAGCCCGTAGCGGGTGTAGTTGAAGGTCTCCACCTTCACCGCGGCGAGCTGCCCGGCGTTGACGAAGCCGATGTCCTTGTTTTCCAGCACCACCTCGGCTTCCACCTGGTCGGTGTGCGGCACCACCACCAGCAGCGGCTGTGCTTCGGTCACCACCCCACCCACGGTATGCACCGCCAGCTGCTGCACCACACCATCCACCGGCGCGGTCAGCCGCGTCTGCCGTTGCAGCCGTTCGGCTTTGATCACGTCCTGCCCGTAGGCATGCGCCTGTTCGCTCACCCGCGCCAGCGCATCGTGCTGGGCCCGGCGGAATTCGGCCCGGGTGGCTTCGCGCTGCTGGCGGTTGGCCAGGATGGCGGCGTCCAACTGCTTCAGCGTGTTGCGCTGGCTGGCCAGGTCCTGCTCGGTTTCGATGCGGGCCTGTTCCTTGTCCAGGTAGCCGTGCTTGGAGATGAAGTTCTTCGCCGCCAGGTCTTTGAAATCGGCCTCGCGCTGCTGCATCAGCGGCAGCGTCTGCTCCAGCTTGCGCACCTGGGCCTGGGTGGCGGCGTATTCGGCCTGTTTCTGGGTGGTGGCGGCATCCAGGGTGGCGAGCCTGGCTTGCAGTTCCTGCCAGCTGCTGTGCATTTCCGCCTGCTTGGCGGTGCGCCGGACGGCGTAGTCCGGGTGGCGGTGCAGTTGGGGATCATCGGCCAGGATGGGCGGGGCGCCGGCTGCCAGCGCGGCCAGCAGGGCCTGGGCCTTGCGCTGGTCCAGCCGCGCATCCAGCCAGGCGCTGTGGTGTTTGCTGGCGTCGGCACGGGCGAGGGTGGCGTCCAGCTCGATCAGCAGTTGCCCGGCCCGGACGTGCTGGCCATCGCGCACATGGATGGCGGTGATGACACCCGGCTCCAGCGGTTGTACCACCTTGCTCTGGTTGGAGACCACGAGCTTTCCTGGTGCGACAGCGACGATGTCGATCTTGCCCAGGCAGGCCCACAGTACGGCGAGGGTGACGAAGGCAAGCAACAGCCAGAGGGTGAGGCGGGCGGCGGGGTGGGGTGGGGATTCCTGCAGTTCCAGTGCGGCGGGCAAGAAGGCGCGTTCGGTGGCGAGGCGGTCTGGCGGGTCGGCATGGTGGCGGATCTGCCACGCGGCACGGCAGACCGCCCAGTGGCGTTTGACGAGGTCTTGTATGGCAAGGCGGGTCATTGTTATGCGTATCGGGTAGGGCACGACTCAAGGCGCCAGCATACCGCACGCATAAATAAAAATGTAATGATTGTAAGAATAAATTTACATTCTTACGGATTTGTCGCGTTTTTGCCAAATGGTGAGCATCTGTACACACGTGATACCCATCCAAGCTCACCCTCGCCACGCTTTGCTGACATTTTCCATCGAACCGCCGCCCCCTACCGCACCCCACGCGTTCCCGGTATCGGCATCAGTGCGCAGACAATGCCCAGCATCGCGAGCGCGGCCACGTAATGCCCTGGTGCCAGCGGGTCGCTCTTGAGCCATAGCGTCAGCATCACCGGGGTCAGACCACCGAAGAGGGCGTAGGCGACGTTGTAGCTGAACGATAACCCCGAGAAGCGGATCGCCGCCGGGTAGGCGCGTACCAGTACATAAGGCACGGCACCGACGGTGCCGACAAAGAAGCCGGCGAGCATGTAGCTGCCGATCAATTGTTCCGGGGTGGCACCGGCGGCGTTGCCGTAGAAGAAGTAGCTCGTCAGCAGCAACCCCAGGCAGCCGATGCCCAGCGCCACCTTGCTGCCCGCCCGGTCGGCCAGCACCCCGAACACCACGCAACCGATGGTCAGCATTGCAATCGCCAGGGTATTGGCCTGCTGCGACAGCGCCAGGCTCACCTGCAACTGCTTTTGCAGGTAGCTGGGGGTAAACAGGATCACCACCACGATCGCGGCCGACAGTACCCAGGTCAGCAGCATCGACAGGACGACGGCGGGCAGATGGTGCTTGATGATGTGCTTGAGCGGCAATTCCCGGGCCAGCAGTTGGCGGGCGTGCAGCTCCTTGAAGACCGGCGTTTCTTCCAGAAAGCGGCGCAGGTAGACCGCGAACAGGCCGAACACGCCGCCGAGCAGGAACGGGATGCGCCAGGCGAAGCTGGCCACTTCGGCGGGGGTGTAGACGCTGTTGATCACCGTGGCGACCAGCGAGCCGAGCAGGATGCCGAAGGTGAGCCCGGCGGTGAGCGTGCCCACTGCCAGCCCGGTGTGCCGCGACGGCACATGCTCGGCGACGAATACCCAGGCGCCGGGTACTTCGCCGCCGATGGCCGCACCCTGCAGGATGCGGAAAAACAGCAGCAGCAGCGGCGCCGCGATGCCGGCACTGGCGTAGGTGGGCAGCAGCCCCATCGCCAGCGTCGGCAATGCCATCAGGAAGATCGACAGCGTGAACATGCGCTTGCGCCCCAGCAAGTCGCCGAAGTGTGCGATCACGATGCCGCCCAGCGGCCGCGCCAGGTAGCCGGCGGCAAAGATGCCGAAGGTCTGCAGCTGGCGCAGCCAATCCGGCATCTCCGGCGGAAAGAACAGCGTGCCAAGCACAGTGGCGAAGAACACGAACACCACGAAATCGTAGAATTCAAGCGCACCGCCCAGTGCGGCGAGTGTCAGCGTCTTGTAGTCGTTGCGATCGAGCGGGCGCTGCAGCGGTGCGTCCAACGGGTCCACGGTGGTGGTCATGAAGTTCCCCGGCAAGGATGGATGGGCATGAAAAGGCGGGCGGACCGGGATGGTGGCCGCGCTGGGCCCGGTGCCGGGATGGCGGCGCAGGGGCTTTCGGAACAGGCGTGAGACGATTCTAGGCCAGCCGGCGCATTGCATCTAAACGCGCTGTGTCGCACGTTGCCTGGACGATGCAGGTGGGGGGTTTGAGGGCGGCTGATCGGCGCCGTGGACCACACCCTGCGCAAGGTGTTGCACTCACTGGCGTTGCGCCCTGTGCTGCCTTTGTCAGCCGCCCCGGGCGGGCGGGTCGGTGCCGGGCGGGTCCAGCACAGCAGGCGCGCCGGTCACACTAACCCAGGCCGGTGTGCGTGATGGCAGCGCTGCCGGGCCGGCACGCTGCCAATGTCGGGCCGGGCTGTCACACGGCATGCGGGATGTCCGTCTGGCTATCGAAGGTCATGGACAGGCATGGCCAGGTGCCGGTGGCAATGGCCCAATGTGGATCGAAATCGAGGAAATGGCAGGTGCAAGACAAGATTGAGGTGTTCGAACAACAGCGGCCGCGGCTGTTCAGTCTCGCCTATCGGATGCTGGGCATGCGTGCCGAGGCCGAGGATGTGGTGCAGGATGCCTATCTGCGCTGGCACAAGGCCGATACCGCGGCGCTGGTCTCGGCCGAGGCCTGGCTGGTCACGGTGACCACCCGCCTGGCGATCGACCGGCTGCGCACGGTGCAGCGGCAACGCGATGCCTATCCAGGGCCGTGGCTGCCCGAGCCGCTGGCGCCTTCGCCGGAAAGCCGGCATGAGTTCGTCGGCGAGGTGTCGCTGGCATTCCTGGCGGTGCTGGAGCGGCTGGGGCCGCACGAGCGTGCGGCGTTCCTGCTGCATGAGGTGTTCGACGCCGGATATCCGCAGATTGCAGCGATGCTGGATAGAAGCGAGGCGGCATGCCGGCAGATGGTGCACCGGGCGCGCGAGCGGGTGCGCGCAGCCCGGCCGCGTTTCCAGGTCAGCCCGGAGGACCACCGGACGCTGCTGGCGCGCTTTGCCCGGGCGGCGCAAAGCGGGGATCTGGCCGAGCTGACCGCGCTGTTCGCCGACGAGGCGGTACTGGTGTCCGACGGCGGCGGCAAAGCGGTGGCGGCGATCCGGCCGCTGGTGGGCGCGGCGCGCTTGGCGCGGCTGTTCCATGTGCTGGCCCGTCAGCGCCGGGACAAGGATGGCACCTTCGTATTCGCCGACATCAATGGGGAGGCGGGGTTGCTGTACTACGCCGACGGTGTGCTGGCCACGGTCTATACCCTGGTAGGCGAGGCGGGGCGCATCGTGCAGCTGTATGCGCTGCGCAATCCGGACAAGCTGGCCGGCTTGGGCTGCGTGTCGCAGCCGCCGAACCGGACCTAGGCCCCTTGCCGGCACTGGATGTGGGGCCGGCCTGTCACGGGCGCGGCGGCCGGCGCGTCTTGCAAGGTAGGGCGCGCCCATTGCGTTCCCACCCAGACAGGAGCCAACGATGTCCCACGATCGTATCGACTTTGCCACCCATGTTCCCGAAGCCTATCGCAGCCTGGTTGCCGCGGGCGAAGCGCTCAAGCGCGGCGTGCTCGGCCAGCCGTTGCTTGAGCTGGTGTGGTTGCGGGTGTCGCAGATCAACGGCTGCGCCTATTGCGTCGACCTGCACGCCCGCGCGCTGCTCAAGTCCGGCGAGGTGTTGCAGCGCATCAACAGCCTGGTCACGTGGCGCGAGGTCACGTTCTATACACCACGCGAACAGGCGGCGCTGGATTGGGCCGAGGCGGTCAACCAGCTGGCGCACGACCGATTGGAGCCGGCCTACGCCGGGCTCAACGCGCACTTCAATGCGCACGAAGTTGCCGAGCTGACCTGCGCCGTGGCGGTGATGAACGGCTTGAACCGCCTTGCGATTCCCTCAAGGAAATCGGTGCCGCGCGCACCGCTGGGACCACAGTAGCTGCATATCAGGGGCGGCGTGCCAGGCAGGTGCGGTAGCGTCCGTCCACGCGCTCGGCAAACCACGCCGTGGTCAGCTTGCGGGTGATCTTGGGGCTCTTGAGCCGGATCTGCGGCAGTACGGCGCGGGGCAATGGCTTGCCCGCGACCGCGTCTGCCAGCGCAAAGAGGCGCTGGTAGGTGGCGCTGGCGCCAAAGCCGGCGAGCTTTTCCAGTTGCAGGTCGCGCTCGATCGCCGCGCGCGGCAGGCCCAACCGACCGGAGAGTCCATACAGCGCGCCTTGTACGGTGCTGGTGCCGGATGGTCGGCCGTTGTGATAGCGCAGCAGGTCGCCATCCAGCGCCAGCGGCTTGCCCGAAAGCCGCGCCAGCGCCGCCTGGAACGCGGCGTTGCGGCTGGCGTAGCGGCCGGCGTTGTAATCGGCGAAGCGATGGATCATCTCGTGGTAGGGCGCCGGGTAGTGCAGCAGGTTGGCGATGCCGAAGTAGGCGCCGCCGCGCCGGGTGAACACTTCCTGGCGCACGCTGCCGCGCCGCGGATAGGGATAAGGCCAGGCGCGTACGTGGTTTTCGGCGAACTCGATGCTGACCTGCATCGGCCCGCCGGTGCGGATGGGATTGCGCATATTGAGCGGCAGGCCGAGGCGACCCGCCTCGCGCGCCATGTCCTCAAACAGCGCATTCATCTGCCGTTCGGTGTGCAACGTGTCGATGCGGTGCTTGTAGCTGGCACCGGTGGGTGAGGGCTTGAGCAGTGCCGTCTTCACCACTGCGAGCGGCACGTGGTAGCGCGCGGCACGCTCCTCGATCTGCCGCCAGACGATGGCCGACAGCCCCGGCACCTCCGGGTCGCCCTGCCAGCTCGATTCCTGTTCGATCACTGCGGCGGCGGCGCAGAAGTACTCGACGCTGTAGGGAATGCGCAGCGCGGTGAAGGCATCAAGGATGTCGTCGGTCCAGCCGGCGCGTTCAGGCATCCTCGCCGGCAGCAGCCGTTCCAGCAACGCGCGTGCCTCGCGCTCGCCCAGTCGACGCGGCACGCTGATGGGCGCTGTCGCCTCCACCGGCATGCTGGCCGGTTGTGCCTCGGGGGCGCTTGCCGGTTGTGATGCGGGTGCGCTTGCCGCAGCGGGCGCCGGCACGGCTGCCGCGGCAGAGGCGGCATCGGCTGGCGGCGGCGGGACAACCGGGGCGGGCGCGGCAGGCCCGGGTGAAGGCGGCGCGGCACAGCCGGCCAGCAG is a genomic window containing:
- a CDS encoding carboxymuconolactone decarboxylase family protein, yielding MSHDRIDFATHVPEAYRSLVAAGEALKRGVLGQPLLELVWLRVSQINGCAYCVDLHARALLKSGEVLQRINSLVTWREVTFYTPREQAALDWAEAVNQLAHDRLEPAYAGLNAHFNAHEVAELTCAVAVMNGLNRLAIPSRKSVPRAPLGPQ
- a CDS encoding DUF1615 domain-containing protein, encoding MWFRLLFACLLLAGCAAPPSPGPAAPAPVVPPPPADAASAAAAVPAPAAASAPASQPASAPEAQPASMPVEATAPISVPRRLGEREARALLERLLPARMPERAGWTDDILDAFTALRIPYSVEYFCAAAAVIEQESSWQGDPEVPGLSAIVWRQIEERAARYHVPLAVVKTALLKPSPTGASYKHRIDTLHTERQMNALFEDMAREAGRLGLPLNMRNPIRTGGPMQVSIEFAENHVRAWPYPYPRRGSVRQEVFTRRGGAYFGIANLLHYPAPYHEMIHRFADYNAGRYASRNAAFQAALARLSGKPLALDGDLLRYHNGRPSGTSTVQGALYGLSGRLGLPRAAIERDLQLEKLAGFGASATYQRLFALADAVAGKPLPRAVLPQIRLKSPKITRKLTTAWFAERVDGRYRTCLARRP